The following proteins are encoded in a genomic region of Cryptomeria japonica chromosome 11, Sugi_1.0, whole genome shotgun sequence:
- the LOC131080113 gene encoding probable calcium-binding protein CML10, which produces MSGRKERQNSSRDCIVRIPCPLPSGEELQNVFNKFDANGDGKISPSELGHVMRSLGHDATEDEVQLMMAEADSDGDGYVDLSEFVALNTRGVDSAASLRDLKDAFNMFDIDGNGSISADELNKVLRRLGETSSLDECNHMIQGVDADGDGQVSFDEFITMMSSPVAVQDS; this is translated from the coding sequence ATGTCGGGCCGTAAAGAACGGCAAAATTCGAGCAGGGATTGTATTGTGAGGATTCCATGTCCGTTGCCGAGCGGCGAAGAGCTTCAGAATGTATTCAATAAATTTGACGCCAACGGTGACGGCAAAATATCTCCGTCGGAGCTTGGCCATGTCATGCGGTCGCTGGGGCACGACGCGACGGAGGATGAGGTGCAGTTGATGATGGCAGAGGCTGACTCGGACGGCGATGGTTATGTGGACTTGTCTGAATTTGTTGCGCTCAATACACGTGGCGTGGACAGTGCTGCGAGCCTGCGGGATCTTAAAGATGCCTTCAACATGTTCGACATCGACGGCAATGGATCCATCTCTGCCGATGAACTCAACAAAGTTTTAAGGAGGCTGGGAGAGACTTCCAGTTTGGATGAGTGTAATCACATGATTCAAGGCGTCGATGCTGACGGGGACGGCCAGGTCAGCTTCGACGAATTCATTACAATGATGTCAAGTCCTGTTGCAGTGCAAGACAGTTAG